The following nucleotide sequence is from uncultured Draconibacterium sp..
ACCCGTTAACGAAGTAGTTAAAATAATGAATATTGCCCGTAAGAATAAATATAAAATGATACTGGCAACATCGCCCGAATAGGAAGAAAATGATACAAAGAGAGGAATATAGCGAAAAGAAAAAGGGGCTTGTCGGAACGATTGTTTTTCATGTAATCGTACTGATATTATTGCTTGTGCTTGGCTTTTTTACGCCGCTACCTCTGCCCGGAGAAGAAGGAATTCTGGTAAATTTTGGTAATTCAGAAAATGGATTGGGCGACCGCGAACCAAGTCCGGCACGCCGACAACAACAAACTTCTCCTCCACCTCCACAAACCGCACAGCAACAATCAACACCTCCACCGGCAAAACAAACGCCTCCGCCTCCGGTAAAAACTTCGGAGCCTGAACCGGCCGAAGAAGTTGCAATGACTCAGGATTACGAAGAAACCGCAGCAATTGAGGCTGCCGAGAAAAAGAAAAAAGAAGAAGAGCGTAAACGCCAGCAAGAGCTGGAAGAAAAAAGACGCCGGGAACAAGAGGAACTTGAACGTAAACAAGCAGAAGAAGCAGAGCAGAAACGTTTAGAAGAAATAGAACGCCAACGGCAAGAAGAAATTGAACGTCAGCAAAGAGAAGAAGCTGAACGAATTGCCCGCGAAGAAGCTGAACGTAAAGCACGAGAAGAAGCAGAACAACAGCGTAAACTGGAAGAAGAACGTAAAATTGCGGAAATAAACTCGCGTACCCAGGGTGCATTTGCCAACAGTGGATCAGGAAGTGGTGGCACCGGCAGTAGCGATGGAAAAAGCCAGGGAGTAACTTTCCCGGGAGGTAACCAGGGTGTTCCTACTGGCGATCCGAATGCAACGAATTACGGCCCGGGCGGAAGCGGAGCCGGAAACCAGGGATCGGGATCTGGCATTTCATTCGATTTGGGCGGACGTTCAGCAATCTCATTACCAAAACCGGAATATCCTGCCAACGATGCCGGAATTGTTGTTGTAAAAGTTACCGTAGATAAATATGGCAAAGTTACATCTGCCGAACCTGGCGCGCGAGGTACAACAATTGCGAATAAAGCTTTCTGGGATGAAGCCAAACAAGCTGCATTAAAAGCAAAATTCAATGTAGACGATAATGCTCCGGCATTCCAACAGGGAACAATTTCATATCGTTTTACACTTGATTAAAATTCAAAATTTTAAACCACCTACCCATTACAAACAATAGCAAAATAACCTTGTTTTGCTTTCGATTTTCAGGTCCAATATTTATTGACAATTATCTGTTTTTTAATCCATTAAAAATGTGTTCATTTGCGAAAAATTTCGAGAGATGGCATTTTTAACAAAAGACAGAAT
It contains:
- the tolA gene encoding cell envelope integrity protein TolA translates to MIQREEYSEKKKGLVGTIVFHVIVLILLLVLGFFTPLPLPGEEGILVNFGNSENGLGDREPSPARRQQQTSPPPPQTAQQQSTPPPAKQTPPPPVKTSEPEPAEEVAMTQDYEETAAIEAAEKKKKEEERKRQQELEEKRRREQEELERKQAEEAEQKRLEEIERQRQEEIERQQREEAERIAREEAERKAREEAEQQRKLEEERKIAEINSRTQGAFANSGSGSGGTGSSDGKSQGVTFPGGNQGVPTGDPNATNYGPGGSGAGNQGSGSGISFDLGGRSAISLPKPEYPANDAGIVVVKVTVDKYGKVTSAEPGARGTTIANKAFWDEAKQAALKAKFNVDDNAPAFQQGTISYRFTLD